The window GACCGACAGGCGTTGAAAACGGGCGAAAAGACTCGCCATGCGACCTTTTTAGCACCGGTGATCCCAAGTGGCCAGGGCACGCCTCATCCTTGCCCGGCCGACCTCGAACGCGCGTTCGGATCACTTCACGTCCGATTAGGTCGATATGATGCTTTTTGTGATCACGCCTGAACGGCTGTGGCGCCGTCGCCCCGCCTCCGGCGGCCGATGGGAAGCTGCCAGGCTGTCGCCCCTGGTCCTGACCGTTCTCATCGCCGCACTGGCGTTCTCCACACCCCGGGAGATCGCCTTCAGTCGCCTTCTGCCCGCCGCGCCCGCTCTCGCGGCAGCGATGTGGCCCGTGCTCCCCACAATGGCGCTGGGGGCGTTCTGCCTCCTGCTCATGGTCGTCCTCAGCTTCTTCCACACCGATCTGGGGACGCCGTACACATTGGCCGCGATCATCGCGGTCACCTTGGCGGCCGCGTACGGCAGTCATGTCCGACTTCAGCGGGAGGAGATGCTCTTCCAGGTCCGTCTCGTCGCCGACGCGGCCCAGAAGGTGCTGCTACGCCCCCTGCCGGGCCGCATCGAGGGCGTCGAGATCGAGTCGCTCTATCTGGCAGCCCAGGAGCAGGCCCGGATCGGCGGCGACTTCTACGAGGCGATCGGTACACCGCACGGGGTCCGGCTGCTCATCGGCGATGTACGGGGCAAGGGACTGTCCGCGGTGGGGGCGGCCTCGGCGGTGATCAGCTGTTTCAGGGAGGCCGCCTACGACGAGCCCGACCTGCGGGGCATCGTCCGCCGCCTGGAGGCCACCGTCACGCGCCACAGCGCCGCGTTTCCCGTCCAGGACCAGCCCGAGCACTTCGCCACCGCTCTCCTCGCCGAGATCCCGCAGGATGGCGACGGGCTACGACTTCTCAACTGCGGACATCCCCCGCCGCTGATCGCTCATTGCGGGAAGGTCCGGGTCCTGGTGCCCACCTTCCCCTCGCCGCCCCTCAACCTCGCGGCACTCATCGGTGACCGCTACTGGGTCGACACCGTCGACTTCGCCCCGGGCGAGCAGTTGCTCTTCTACACGGACGGCGTATCCGAGGCCCGGGACCACACCGGCCGGTTCTTCCCGTTGCCGGACTGGATGCGCCGGCCGGATACGGAGCACCCTCGCGAGCTGCTCGACCACCTGCACCAGGATCTGCTCCGGCACAGCGGCGGAAGGCTCGGTGACGACATCGCGGCCCTCGCGCTGAGGCGCACCACCGCGCAGGGCCGGGGAGGCGTCGCGTAATACTCTTCCGATGAGGTCACGCACTTCCCCGGTCAGCCGGCCGATCACGATACGCAGGGCCGTCGAGCGGGATGCCAAGCGGCTCACGCGCATCGTGCGTGGCTCGGGCGCCTACGAGGGGATGTACGCGTCCGCGGTCGCGGGCTACCGGGTCGGTCCTGACTACATCGAGGCCCACCGCGTCTTCGTGGCCGTGGGCGCCGACGAGCAGGACGGCCGGGTCCTCGGGTTCTACTCGCTCGTCCTCGCGCCACCGGAGCTCGATCTGATGTTCGTCGCCGACGAGGCGCAAGGACGAGGCATCGGACGACGCCTCGTCGCGCACATGCGGTCCGAGGCGCGTGCCGCCGGGATCGACCGTGTCAAGGTCGTGTCGCATCTTCCCGCCGCGGGCTTCTACCACCGCGCCGGAGCGGTGCGGACGGGGACCGCGTTCGCGAACCCGCCCGCCGTGCCCTGGGACCGTCCCGAATTCGAGTTCCGCATTCCTTCGGAATGAGGCGGTGCCGGGAATCAGGCCGCGATGAGCTCCTGCTCGCGGTCCGGCGTCTTGAGCTTGGGCTTCTTGTTCGGCAGTGAGAGCCGGAAGACCTTGCGCCACGCGGAGAACACCTGCTTGGGCAGCGGCCCGGTGACGTACTCCAGCTCGTACTTCTCGAACAGCGCGCGCACCTTCACCGCGACCTCGGCGTACCGGTTGCTCGGCAGGTCCGGGAAGAGGTGGTGCTCGATCTGGTGCGAGAGGTTGCCGGTCATGAAGTGCATGGCCTTGCTGCCGCTGATGTTGGCCGAGCCCATCATCTGGCGCAGGTACCACTGGCCGCGCGTCTCGCCCTTGATCGACCGGCGCTCGAAGACCTGCACGCCTTCGGGGAAGTGCCCGCACATGATCACCGAGTGGGTCCAGAGGTTGCGGACCAGGTTGGCGGTGAACGTGGCGGCGAGCGTGGTGAGGAACGACGGGCCCGACAGCAGCGGGTGGATCACGTAGTCCTTGAGCACCTGCTTGCGGATCTTGCGGCCCACGTCCTTGGCACGCGCGCGGAACTCCGGGTTCTTGCGGCGGCGCTTGTGCAGGTTCTTGCCGAGTTCCAGGTCGTACGCCGCGATGCCGTACTCGAAGAAGCAGGCGTTGATGAAGTTCCACAGCGGCTGGCCGAGGTGGAACGGGTGCCACTTCTGGTCCTCGTCGACGCGCATGATGCCGTAGCCGAGGTCGTTGTCCTTGCCGATCACGTTGGTGTACGTGTGGTGCAGCTCGTTGTGCGAGTGCTTCCACTGGTCGGCCGGCGAGACGTGATCCCAGTCCCAGGTGGTGGAGTGGATCTTCGGGTCCCGCATCCAGTCCCACTGGCCGTGCAGGATGTTGTGGCCGATCTCCATGTTGTCCATGATCTTCGCCACGGACAGCCCGGCGGTGCCGATCAGCCACGCGGGCGGGAAGAACGAGAACAGCAGGACACCCCTGCTGGCCAGCTCGAGCTTGCGCTGCGCCGAGATCACCTTGCGGATGTAGGCGGCGTCTTTCTCGCCGCGGTCGGCGATCACTTCGTCGCGGATCGCGTCCAGCTCGCGGCCGAGCTCCTCGATCTGCTCGGCGGTCAGGTGGGCGGTGGGGTCGATGGCGGTCAAGCTGTTCCTACCGTTCGATGTCGCAGGGGCCCGCGGCGGCGGACACGCAGGTCTGGATGAGGACGCCCGGTTCGGCCTCGGTGATCTCGCCGGTGCGCAGGTCGCGGACGGCGCCCGTCTTGAGCGGCGTGACGCAGCCGAAGCAGATGCCCATGCGGCACCCGGAGGGCATGAGCACACCGGCCTCCTCGCCGACGTCCAGCAATGGCGTGGCGCCGTCCGCGTCGACGGTCTTGCCGGTGGTGCTGAACGTGACCTCGCCGCCGTCGCCCGCTACGACGATGCTGGGGCGGAAGCGTTCGGTGTGCAGGCGCTCCGATACGCCGCGCTCGCTCCAGTGCTCTTCGGCGGCGTCGAGCAGGCCCGTGGGCCCGCAGGCCCAGGTCTCGCGCTCGGCCCAGTCGGGCACGAGTTCGTCGAGACGGGCGACGTCGAGCTTGCCGTCCGTGTCGGTGTGCACCTCGGTGAGCCGCAGCTTCTTGTCCGCGACCAGGTCGTGCAGTTCACTACGGAAGATCACGTCCTGCGGCCGCGGCGCGCAGTGGACCATGACGACGTCCTCGAACTCGGTGTCGCGCAGCATGCCCATCACGGGCGTGATGCCGCTGCCGGCCGTCAGGTAGAGCACCTTGGCGGGCCTGGCACGCGGCAGCACGAAGTCACCGGTCGGCTGGTCGAGCTGGATCAGCGTGCCCGGTTTGGCCCTGCGGACCAGGTGGTTGCTGACCTTGCCGTCCGGGATCGCCTTCACGGTGATCGTGACGCGGCCGTCCTGGCGGTCTGTCGGCGAGGTGAGGGAGTAGGCACGCCACAGGCGCACCCCGTCGACGTCGATCCCGATCCGCACGTACTGACCGGCCGTGTGGCCGCGCCAGCCCCGTCCCGGCCTGATCACGATGGTCGCGGCGTCACCCGTCTCGGGGTGCACGGCCTCGATGCGCCCCCGCAGGTCAGCGCCCGCGCGCAGCGGGCTGACCAGGTCGAGGTAGTCCGACGGCAGCAGCGGCGTCGTGACCATCTCCAGTAGTTTCCACGCCCTGCTGCGGAGGGCTGTACTCGTCATGACTTCAGCTTGCTGTGCCTCAGGGCGTAAAGTCCTGACCGCAGGACGTGAATCTGGTCGGCTGAATTGTTCGCAGGGAACAAAAAGTGAGCCATGTAACCCGGAGGGCCAGCGAACTGGCCCTGGATGAGACGACGGTCACCGTACTTCGGGCCGCGCTGAAGAGCACCGCCGACGAGGTCGTCCAGGCGATCATCGACGAGGTCCCTTCCTACGCCAACGCCCTTTCGGGCCACATGGGCGCCACCATCCGCCGCGCCGTGCGCACCGCTCTGGGGCACTACCTGGACCTCGCGAGCGGGAACGCCACGGGCGGCGACGGCGGCGACGCGGCCTACGAGCTGGGCCGCGGCGAGGTGCGCGACGGCCGTTCGATGGACGCCCTGCTCAGCGCCTACCGCGTCGGCGCCCGTGTGGCCTGGCGGTGCCTGGCGGCGGGCGCCGTACCGGCGGGACTGCCCGCCGCCGAGGTCGCCAAGTTCGCCGAACTGACCTTCGCCTACATCGACGAGCTCTCCGCCGCGAGCGCCGCGGGCCACGCCGACGAGCTGGCCGCCCGGGGCCGGGCCCACGAACGCCACCTGGAGCACCTGGCCCGCGACCTCCTCGCCGGCGCGAGCCCGGACGTGCTGCTGGCCTCCGCTCAACGGGCCGGGTGGCAGCCTCCGGTTTCACTGACCGCGGTCCTGCTGCCAGCCGCCCAGGCCCGGCCTGCCTACCGTGTGCTCGACCCGAGCACCCTCGTCCTCGACGAT of the Streptomyces koelreuteriae genome contains:
- a CDS encoding PP2C family protein-serine/threonine phosphatase, with translation MLFVITPERLWRRRPASGGRWEAARLSPLVLTVLIAALAFSTPREIAFSRLLPAAPALAAAMWPVLPTMALGAFCLLLMVVLSFFHTDLGTPYTLAAIIAVTLAAAYGSHVRLQREEMLFQVRLVADAAQKVLLRPLPGRIEGVEIESLYLAAQEQARIGGDFYEAIGTPHGVRLLIGDVRGKGLSAVGAASAVISCFREAAYDEPDLRGIVRRLEATVTRHSAAFPVQDQPEHFATALLAEIPQDGDGLRLLNCGHPPPLIAHCGKVRVLVPTFPSPPLNLAALIGDRYWVDTVDFAPGEQLLFYTDGVSEARDHTGRFFPLPDWMRRPDTEHPRELLDHLHQDLLRHSGGRLGDDIAALALRRTTAQGRGGVA
- a CDS encoding GNAT family N-acetyltransferase, producing MRSRTSPVSRPITIRRAVERDAKRLTRIVRGSGAYEGMYASAVAGYRVGPDYIEAHRVFVAVGADEQDGRVLGFYSLVLAPPELDLMFVADEAQGRGIGRRLVAHMRSEARAAGIDRVKVVSHLPAAGFYHRAGAVRTGTAFANPPAVPWDRPEFEFRIPSE
- a CDS encoding fatty acid desaturase family protein; the protein is MTAIDPTAHLTAEQIEELGRELDAIRDEVIADRGEKDAAYIRKVISAQRKLELASRGVLLFSFFPPAWLIGTAGLSVAKIMDNMEIGHNILHGQWDWMRDPKIHSTTWDWDHVSPADQWKHSHNELHHTYTNVIGKDNDLGYGIMRVDEDQKWHPFHLGQPLWNFINACFFEYGIAAYDLELGKNLHKRRRKNPEFRARAKDVGRKIRKQVLKDYVIHPLLSGPSFLTTLAATFTANLVRNLWTHSVIMCGHFPEGVQVFERRSIKGETRGQWYLRQMMGSANISGSKAMHFMTGNLSHQIEHHLFPDLPSNRYAEVAVKVRALFEKYELEYVTGPLPKQVFSAWRKVFRLSLPNKKPKLKTPDREQELIAA
- a CDS encoding ferredoxin reductase encodes the protein MTSTALRSRAWKLLEMVTTPLLPSDYLDLVSPLRAGADLRGRIEAVHPETGDAATIVIRPGRGWRGHTAGQYVRIGIDVDGVRLWRAYSLTSPTDRQDGRVTITVKAIPDGKVSNHLVRRAKPGTLIQLDQPTGDFVLPRARPAKVLYLTAGSGITPVMGMLRDTEFEDVVMVHCAPRPQDVIFRSELHDLVADKKLRLTEVHTDTDGKLDVARLDELVPDWAERETWACGPTGLLDAAEEHWSERGVSERLHTERFRPSIVVAGDGGEVTFSTTGKTVDADGATPLLDVGEEAGVLMPSGCRMGICFGCVTPLKTGAVRDLRTGEITEAEPGVLIQTCVSAAAGPCDIER
- a CDS encoding PucR family transcriptional regulator; this translates as MSHVTRRASELALDETTVTVLRAALKSTADEVVQAIIDEVPSYANALSGHMGATIRRAVRTALGHYLDLASGNATGGDGGDAAYELGRGEVRDGRSMDALLSAYRVGARVAWRCLAAGAVPAGLPAAEVAKFAELTFAYIDELSAASAAGHADELAARGRAHERHLEHLARDLLAGASPDVLLASAQRAGWQPPVSLTAVLLPAAQARPAYRVLDPSTLVLDDLPDATGVLLVPDADRSHLLRQLTDRTAVAGPARPWTRATASYARAIRARLLSFDIRDTEDHLPELVLSADADAFADLRARALAPLRTLPDATARRLEETLREWLLHQGRRDEVAAALFVHPQTVRYRMSQLRELFPDLASPQRVLELTLAVGLRGG